The sequence below is a genomic window from Silene latifolia isolate original U9 population unplaced genomic scaffold, ASM4854445v1 scaffold_343, whole genome shotgun sequence.
CACGACATCCTAAGTAGAATGATTAAAGAAAATTTATGAGCGACAATCTGGTATACTTTCAGTCAACTTTAGacctaatattttttttttttttgaaaacccaAGAGTGGGTTACTCATTCATTAATATCAGAATCAACCAAAGATTAAGCCATACAAGGTAAGACTCCGGCCCAAATATTCCTACCATAATGCATCGAACCCCAGTGAGCTAGTTCGTGCGCTACTCTATTGTACTTTAGACTAACAAAACTCCAAGAAATGCAAGCAAAAGAGTTATAAAAACGATAAATATCATGCAAAACTAAATGGAAATCACTCCGTTCTGTATCCTTCGTCTTCAACGCATCAATCAAGCTTTTGCGATCGCTTTCCACCACTATGTTTGTATGGCCTCTTCGTCTCGCCTCTTGTATACTCATCAGAACCGCTTCAGCTTCGGCCACCCGTGGCTCCATCGTACTCCTCCGTCTCTCCGACAGTCCCCATAGCACCTGACCCTCACTCCCTCGACAGATCGCACCAAACCCCGCTCCCCATCCCTCCTCCACTCCCTCATCCACATTCACCTTCACCCATCCCTCATTTGGCTTACTCCATCCCGTCATCGTAGGCATTGTGCTTGTTCGAGGACCCTAATCGTTCTCCACCTCTCGTATCTCTCGCTgcaaattttcaacttttttcgCCACATTATTTGCATCCACTCTGGCTTGCTCAAAGACCCACTTGTTTCTCGCCTCCCATATCGCCCAACAACCTATGATAAAGGAATCTATCTCGCCTtcctccatctccctccacacatcctccacccactccctcacccgctTAGCCCTAGAATTCACCTTCACCTCAAGACCCAACTTATCCCATAACCCACCCGTCCACCCACACCCCATCACGAGATGGAGATAAGTCTCCAACTCGCTGCAGGAGACCGGACAAATAGCATCCACCGACTGTATACGAGTTGCAAGGTTCCTTTTAGTTGCGATACCTTTGTTGCATAATTGCCAAAAGAACACTTTCATCTTTGGTAAAACATTTGCTTTCCATATCCGGTTCCATACCTTCCTCTCTTCCATTCTACTCGACGAGCCAACATCCTCCTCTCCTCTGTTAGTTATTGCTTTATAGGCCGATTTTACAGAGTATTCACCGTCCTTTTCCAATTCTCATGTCCATGAGTCATTCGGTTTTGATGGGCTAATCCGAATATTGAGAATCCCATCATGCTCAAATGGGAGAAAAAATTCACGCACTTTACTAGTATTCCAGCCGTGACCATCAGCATTCCAAAGCTCAGCTACAACCATCTCCGTGCTTCTATCGTTCCTGGGTGAGAGCACCATTCGTGTTTGTGTCCCAGGAATCCACGGATCCACCCATACCCTAGTACTCATGCCATCTCCAATCCACCTTCGAATCCCCAATCGGAGGACCTCCCGAGCTTCCCATATTCCTCTCCAAGTATAACTTGGATGGACCCCAAGTTCAGCCGACATGAAAACACCATTTGGAAAATATTTCCCTCCCAATACACGAGCCACGAGACACGAACGATTTGTGAGGAGCCTCCATGCCTGCTTACCCAAAAAAGCCATATTAAATTGATCGAAATCCCGAAAGCCCAAGCCCCCATAGCATTTCGGTTTGCATAAATTCGACCAAGCTATCCACGGTATTTTTCCTTTCCCATTAGTCGAACCCCACCAGAATCGAGAGACCAAAGAACGTAGTTCATCACAAAAATTTGCCGGCAGTTTGAAGACGCTCATCGCATAGGTCGGGATTGATTGGGCCACCGCCTTTATCAATAATTCCCTTCCCGCCTTCGAAAATAACTGACTTCGCCACCCTTGTAACTTCTTACCCAATTTGTCTCTAATT
It includes:
- the LOC141639333 gene encoding uncharacterized protein LOC141639333, whose product is MTGWSKPNEGWVKVNVDEGVEEGWGAGFGAICRGSEGQVLWGLSERRRSTMEPRVAEAEAVLMSIQEARRRGHTNIVVESDRKSLIDALKTKDTERSDFHLVLHDIYRFYNSFACISWSFVSLKYNRVAHELAHWGSMHYGRNIWAGVLPCMA